In Anaerolineales bacterium, a genomic segment contains:
- a CDS encoding XdhC family protein, which produces MTMNEQAVFRALAEAEGSGIPVALATVIRVTGSIPRHPGSKMVIYPEGRIVGTVGGGAMEARVIADGQAVIDSGTARIVSYTLNNLQDGDPGVCGGTVEIFIEAVGVRPTLVVIGCGHVGKALAELGKWANFRVIACDDRSQFCNPDYLPNMDDYLVCPPGEVGARLRITPLTYIAAVTRGVPVDEALFPPLLAANPPYIGLIGSRRRWLLTVKALEEKGISREALRRVHAPIGLELNAETPQEIALSILAEIIMIRRGGTGQPMQWMGE; this is translated from the coding sequence ATGACGATGAACGAACAGGCAGTCTTTCGAGCGTTGGCAGAGGCGGAAGGGAGCGGAATCCCCGTCGCACTTGCTACCGTGATTCGCGTTACAGGGTCGATTCCGCGCCATCCGGGGAGCAAGATGGTGATCTACCCTGAGGGGCGGATTGTTGGCACGGTGGGCGGTGGGGCGATGGAAGCGCGGGTGATTGCCGATGGGCAAGCGGTGATCGATTCGGGGACGGCGCGAATCGTCAGTTACACCCTGAACAACTTGCAAGATGGCGATCCCGGCGTGTGCGGCGGGACGGTGGAGATTTTCATTGAAGCGGTGGGCGTCCGTCCGACGCTCGTCGTGATCGGCTGTGGACATGTGGGGAAGGCGCTGGCAGAGCTAGGCAAGTGGGCGAATTTTCGGGTGATCGCCTGCGATGACCGTTCACAGTTTTGCAACCCAGACTACCTCCCCAACATGGACGATTACCTTGTCTGCCCGCCAGGGGAGGTTGGCGCCCGCCTGAGGATCACGCCGCTGACGTACATTGCAGCGGTAACGCGAGGCGTCCCCGTTGATGAGGCGCTCTTTCCGCCCCTCTTGGCGGCAAACCCGCCCTACATTGGCTTGATCGGAAGCCGGCGGCGGTGGCTGCTGACGGTGAAGGCATTGGAGGAAAAAGGCATCTCGCGGGAGGCGCTGCGCCGCGTCCATGCGCCGATTGGCTTGGAGCTGAACGCCGAGACGCCGCAGGAGATCGCCCTGAGCATCCTTGCCGAGATCATCATGATCCGGCGCGGCGGGACGGGGCAGCCGATGCAGTGGATGGGAGAGTAA
- a CDS encoding CHAT domain-containing protein, translating into MTDSPLLTITLGTDDTARIAFQGESTLVTLNFSAREKRLRELGDKVSGRQNGGVPTITPAEIKELGVTLFTMIFSGEAGDLFSRAVQFSRANSRHTRLEIDQRGAHSKVAALPWEFLCTPDDPPQWLATDGAFALYRRVKSGAGAVPAVRLTEHERLRVGVAFVQPSEMSAVEGQDTIRLIDEMTIDSRYNLDYRQAVPPVTVDSLQTFLEDRKPHIFHFIGHGKLIALDGISQDNFVFLQNLAGYADKVNTERLVARFTHIPPLAVFQACETGMLTAERASGIPPALIKQGVRTIVAMGYEIMNHHATTFFRAFYKALILERLPAPEATQRGRLALTTQGFTDRGFATPVVFVGEGDGALFDPHTVSDKIAYQTNTHSPANSTRKLSEPISMNDPITLKKLLREKLEKVLLDSRSMLTPMAANALLVQSGIDPMMVVFPAGMSPRDYTSALTDQLVSASMWDEIIAMVDVLRGRLGANYKPRLDEIEAMAKALKEAGE; encoded by the coding sequence ATGACCGATAGCCCCTTACTGACGATCACATTAGGTACGGACGATACGGCTCGCATCGCCTTTCAGGGTGAAAGCACACTGGTCACCTTGAATTTCTCGGCACGGGAAAAGCGCCTCCGTGAATTAGGCGATAAGGTATCAGGACGGCAAAACGGCGGCGTTCCAACGATCACCCCCGCCGAGATCAAGGAACTAGGGGTAACCCTTTTTACCATGATTTTTTCCGGCGAGGCGGGCGATCTGTTCAGCCGTGCCGTTCAGTTTTCGCGTGCAAACAGCCGTCACACACGCCTTGAGATCGATCAACGTGGGGCGCATAGCAAGGTGGCTGCCTTGCCCTGGGAGTTCCTCTGTACTCCCGACGATCCCCCGCAGTGGTTGGCAACCGATGGGGCATTTGCCCTTTACCGCCGCGTGAAGTCTGGCGCGGGGGCTGTTCCGGCGGTGCGGCTTACCGAGCATGAACGGCTGCGGGTTGGTGTTGCCTTTGTCCAGCCTTCGGAGATGTCTGCGGTTGAGGGGCAAGATACCATTCGCCTCATTGACGAAATGACCATCGACAGCCGCTATAACCTCGATTACCGGCAGGCTGTCCCCCCTGTCACCGTCGATTCCCTTCAAACCTTTCTTGAAGATCGCAAGCCGCACATTTTTCACTTTATTGGGCATGGCAAATTGATTGCCCTAGATGGCATCAGTCAAGATAATTTCGTATTTCTCCAAAACCTTGCTGGCTATGCGGATAAAGTGAACACCGAACGGTTGGTCGCCCGTTTCACACATATTCCCCCACTGGCTGTCTTTCAAGCCTGTGAGACGGGGATGCTTACAGCGGAACGTGCCAGTGGGATTCCCCCCGCCCTAATCAAACAAGGGGTGCGCACCATCGTGGCGATGGGCTATGAAATCATGAATCACCACGCAACGACGTTTTTTCGGGCATTTTACAAGGCGCTCATCCTTGAACGCCTGCCCGCACCAGAGGCGACGCAGCGCGGGCGTCTAGCACTGACCACGCAGGGCTTTACCGATAGAGGCTTTGCCACCCCGGTTGTCTTTGTTGGCGAGGGCGATGGGGCGCTTTTTGATCCACACACTGTTTCCGATAAGATAGCTTATCAGACAAATACTCATTCACCCGCTAACAGTACCAGAAAACTAAGTGAACCGATCTCCATGAACGACCCCATTACCCTGAAAAAATTGCTCCGTGAAAAACTGGAAAAAGTTCTTTTGGACAGCCGCAGCATGCTGACCCCAATGGCGGCAAACGCCTTACTTGTCCAAAGCGGTATTGATCCAATGATGGTCGTCTTTCCAGCGGGAATGTCCCCCCGTGATTATACAAGTGCCCTCACCGATCAACTCGTCAGCGCATCGATGTGGGATGAGATTATTGCGATGGTCGATGTGTTACGTGGGCGTCTGGGGGCGAATTACAAGCCCCGCCTCGATGAGATTGAGGCAATGGCAAAGGCGTTGAAAGAGGCGGGCGAATAA
- a CDS encoding dynamin family protein encodes MTDQSLLPAAAENTLLDSTIAEWRERAIRLLTEAAGAIAPIPPDGAADRGRLLDAAADLREMFLLVTIIGEFNAGKSTFTNALLGEALLPMGITPTTDMIEVIRYAPTRVTTPTIRDNAIREWGHPNTGGAGVAIVDTPGTGSVFQKHETIAKSYLHRSDLVIFLLSAKHAFADTDRLYLELAKSYGKKIILVINQADLLEERERAEVRKFVQRQIDELLNIRPPLFMVSGKKALSEPRTGGINPPPLEDGLAETVVLNADNEYGMRPLRAHLRTVFAQIPPAKQKLITRLALLKSILARYQTVVGDRLALIGEDTNAAEALQTEIQNQAANLEKQMTAALNAIQGILKGIQERGNRFIEENVKVFRATVRGFDKEAFARDFERNVIGDAVTELSSAQDHYVNALVDGSRDYWRGVIDRLGKLDALLRQESVTMDAASYADQRAALQAALTLADVELRAYSDKRVAADIQEEFDENVRNFTYGLIGGTGGAFAVLLSLIGGLAVPGAALPPLAVIGLILGVPAMLGGSAIAMRQSRKAVQDARDQLAKRLQGLEDNYRGALVRLTTDERNRLVQYGGRILSPVFSQLQVLAGRYKDQKAQLDSFVTRADEIEQAMG; translated from the coding sequence ATGACCGACCAATCACTACTCCCCGCCGCCGCCGAGAACACCCTTCTCGATAGCACGATTGCCGAATGGCGCGAGCGGGCAATCCGCTTGCTGACGGAGGCGGCAGGGGCAATTGCCCCTATTCCCCCTGATGGGGCGGCAGATCGCGGGCGACTCCTTGACGCGGCAGCCGACTTGCGCGAGATGTTCCTTCTGGTGACGATCATTGGCGAATTCAACGCCGGGAAAAGTACCTTCACGAACGCCTTGTTGGGGGAAGCACTCTTGCCGATGGGGATCACCCCCACCACTGATATGATTGAGGTCATTCGCTACGCCCCAACGCGGGTGACAACCCCCACCATCCGCGACAACGCCATCCGCGAATGGGGACACCCCAACACGGGCGGGGCGGGCGTTGCCATTGTCGATACGCCCGGCACAGGGTCAGTCTTTCAAAAACATGAGACGATAGCAAAATCCTACCTCCATCGTTCCGATCTCGTCATTTTCCTGCTCTCAGCAAAACACGCCTTTGCCGATACAGACCGTCTTTACCTTGAACTGGCGAAAAGCTACGGCAAAAAGATCATCCTCGTCATCAATCAGGCAGATTTGCTGGAAGAACGCGAACGCGCCGAGGTGCGGAAATTTGTCCAGCGGCAGATTGACGAACTGCTGAACATCCGCCCGCCACTCTTTATGGTCTCTGGCAAGAAGGCGCTCAGCGAACCGCGCACCGGCGGCATCAACCCACCCCCGCTGGAGGACGGCTTAGCGGAGACAGTGGTTTTGAACGCCGACAATGAGTATGGGATGCGCCCCCTTCGCGCCCACTTACGCACGGTGTTCGCCCAGATTCCCCCCGCCAAGCAAAAGCTGATCACCCGTTTGGCGCTGCTGAAATCAATCCTCGCCCGCTATCAGACCGTTGTCGGGGATCGTCTTGCCCTCATTGGCGAGGACACCAACGCGGCAGAGGCGCTCCAAACCGAGATCCAGAATCAGGCGGCAAATCTCGAAAAACAAATGACCGCCGCCCTAAACGCTATTCAGGGCATCTTAAAAGGGATTCAAGAGCGAGGCAACCGCTTCATAGAGGAAAATGTGAAGGTCTTTCGCGCCACTGTACGCGGCTTTGACAAAGAGGCATTCGCCCGCGATTTTGAACGGAATGTCATTGGCGACGCCGTAACCGAACTGAGCAGCGCCCAAGATCATTACGTGAACGCCCTCGTGGATGGCTCACGGGATTATTGGCGCGGAGTCATTGACCGCTTGGGAAAGTTGGATGCCCTGCTTCGCCAAGAATCGGTAACGATGGACGCCGCCTCTTACGCCGATCAGCGGGCGGCACTCCAAGCGGCGCTAACGCTTGCTGATGTCGAACTGCGGGCATATTCGGATAAGCGCGTGGCGGCGGATATTCAAGAGGAATTCGATGAGAATGTGCGCAACTTCACCTATGGATTGATCGGCGGCACAGGTGGGGCGTTCGCGGTCTTGCTCAGTCTGATTGGTGGGCTTGCCGTGCCGGGGGCGGCGCTCCCCCCCCTCGCCGTGATTGGGCTGATCCTCGGCGTGCCGGCGATGCTCGGTGGCAGCGCCATCGCCATGCGGCAAAGCCGGAAGGCGGTTCAGGATGCCCGCGATCAGTTGGCAAAACGGCTGCAAGGTCTAGAGGACAACTACCGAGGGGCGCTCGTCCGCCTGACGACGGACGAACGCAACCGCCTTGTCCAATATGGCGGGCGGATTCTCTCCCCGGTGTTCAGCCAATTACAGGTCTTGGCAGGGCGCTACAAAGATCAAAAGGCGCAGCTTGATTCCTTTGTGACACGGGCGGATGAAATTGAACAGGCGATGGGGTGA
- a CDS encoding PaaI family thioesterase, protein MTNHDHPASDALQPSSRQCFGCGLENIAGLQIRFYNDGEGQARAEVTLSAKHQGFPGIAHGGITATMLDEVMGRAAMTRDFMRLLYTAKMEIRYRKPVPIGVPITLRGRIEKDRGMIAYAIGEVILSDGSIAAESTATLMEVPKPELAKMNTEEVGWKVYPIP, encoded by the coding sequence ATGACGAATCACGATCATCCTGCCTCGGACGCCCTTCAGCCCAGTTCGCGCCAGTGTTTCGGCTGTGGGCTGGAAAATATTGCCGGATTGCAAATACGCTTTTACAACGACGGTGAGGGGCAGGCACGCGCCGAGGTGACGCTCAGCGCAAAGCATCAGGGCTTTCCCGGCATTGCGCATGGCGGAATCACGGCAACAATGCTTGATGAGGTCATGGGGCGGGCGGCAATGACAAGGGATTTTATGCGCTTGCTCTACACGGCGAAGATGGAGATACGCTACCGGAAACCTGTCCCCATCGGCGTGCCGATCACGCTGCGCGGGCGAATTGAGAAAGATCGAGGGATGATCGCTTATGCCATTGGGGAAGTGATCTTGTCCGATGGAAGTATCGCCGCTGAAAGCACAGCGACCCTTATGGAAGTGCCGAAACCAGAACTGGCGAAAATGAACACCGAGGAAGTGGGCTGGAAAGTCTACCCCATCCCATGA
- a CDS encoding LON peptidase substrate-binding domain-containing protein, producing the protein MIHHELPLFPLNTVLFPGMPLDLYIFEPRYKLMIAECIRSGDPFGVVLIRAGKEVGGTAEVYDIGTTALITDVKKHPGGEMDIRARGLNRFRLEATHTRRPFLTGVAHEYPLERSNEAELTQAARGLAPIVKDYLNFFAKLGEIDQRIDQLPEDPALLAYLTAFVLHVPMKDKQSILNLPDLMTMIHEEGRILRREAAILRHMVQEGKRWRSDPSLFSPN; encoded by the coding sequence GTGATACACCACGAATTACCGCTGTTCCCGCTGAACACCGTCTTGTTTCCGGGGATGCCACTCGATCTCTATATTTTTGAGCCGCGCTACAAGCTCATGATCGCGGAATGCATCCGTTCCGGCGATCCCTTTGGCGTCGTCTTGATTCGCGCCGGCAAGGAAGTGGGAGGGACAGCAGAAGTCTACGACATTGGGACAACAGCACTTATCACCGATGTGAAGAAACATCCCGGCGGGGAAATGGACATTCGCGCACGAGGACTAAACCGCTTTCGATTGGAAGCAACGCACACCCGCCGCCCATTCCTCACCGGAGTTGCTCATGAATACCCGCTTGAGCGCAGCAACGAAGCCGAACTTACCCAAGCAGCGCGTGGGTTAGCACCTATTGTCAAAGATTACTTGAATTTTTTTGCCAAACTGGGTGAGATTGACCAACGAATCGATCAACTTCCCGAAGACCCCGCCTTACTTGCCTATCTCACGGCATTCGTCCTCCACGTCCCCATGAAAGACAAACAGAGCATTCTGAACCTCCCCGATCTGATGACGATGATCCACGAAGAAGGGCGTATCCTCCGGCGCGAAGCCGCCATTCTTCGGCATATGGTGCAAGAGGGAAAACGCTGGCGCAGCGACCCATCTCTCTTTTCCCCGAATTAA